In Campylobacter sp. 2014D-0216, the following proteins share a genomic window:
- the rpmF gene encoding 50S ribosomal protein L32, producing the protein MAVPKRRVSKTRAAKRRTHYKVTLPMPIKDKDGSYKMPHRVNPVTKEY; encoded by the coding sequence ATGGCAGTACCTAAGAGAAGAGTGAGCAAAACTCGTGCAGCAAAACGCAGAACTCATTACAAAGTTACCTTACCTATGCCTATTAAAGACAAAGATGGTAGCTACAAAATGCCTCATCGTGTAAATCCAGTAACTAAGGAATACTAA
- the ndk gene encoding nucleoside-diphosphate kinase, whose product MEKTLSIIKPDAVKKGVIGQILSRFENNGLRIAATKKVQLSEKEAQEFYAVHKERPFFKDLVEFMISGPVVVSVLEGENAVLKNRELMGATNPKEAAPGTIRADFADSIDANAVHGSDSLENAKIEIEFFFSKTEIL is encoded by the coding sequence TTGGAAAAAACACTTTCTATTATTAAACCTGATGCGGTAAAAAAAGGCGTTATTGGTCAAATTTTATCACGCTTTGAAAACAATGGTCTAAGAATAGCAGCAACAAAAAAAGTGCAACTTTCAGAAAAAGAAGCACAAGAATTTTATGCAGTTCATAAAGAAAGACCATTTTTTAAAGATTTAGTAGAATTTATGATCAGTGGTCCGGTTGTGGTTTCTGTTTTAGAAGGCGAAAATGCTGTATTAAAAAACAGAGAATTAATGGGTGCTACAAATCCAAAAGAAGCGGCTCCTGGTACTATTAGAGCAGACTTTGCAGATAGTATTGATGCAAACGCGGTTCATGGAAGCGATAGCTTAGAAAATGCTAAAATTGAAATAGAATTTTTCTTTTCAAAAACTGAAATTTTATAA
- a CDS encoding beta-ketoacyl-ACP synthase III, with protein MKSTKASLKSIASYIPERILSNHDLESMVQTSDEWILRRTGIKERRIASENENTSDLGTKAAIKAIQRANLNPEDIDAIIVATLSPDYFTMPSTACKIAHNLGLKNITAFDISAACSGFIYLLELAKSMVESGAKKNVLIIGAEKISSIMDYTDRSICVLFGDGAGAGVVSLDDTYPIIDTHTASDGEFGDLLMTQRSQQSSICVPLSMQMKGNEVFKIAVNTLSNDVIDILAKNNIKSEEIDLFIPHQANLRIIKAVQEKLNFKDEQCVVTVQNYGNTSAASIPMAMNDAYEQGRLKQGSLILLDAFGGGFTWGSALLRFGGENNK; from the coding sequence ATGAAATCAACTAAAGCTTCCTTAAAAAGTATAGCTTCTTATATCCCAGAAAGAATTCTTAGCAACCATGATTTAGAATCTATGGTGCAAACTAGTGATGAATGGATATTAAGAAGAACAGGTATCAAAGAAAGACGTATCGCAAGTGAAAATGAAAACACAAGTGATCTTGGCACCAAAGCAGCTATTAAAGCTATTCAAAGGGCAAATTTAAACCCTGAAGATATCGATGCAATTATTGTTGCTACTTTAAGTCCAGATTATTTTACCATGCCATCAACTGCATGTAAAATTGCCCATAATCTTGGTCTAAAGAATATCACTGCTTTTGATATTTCAGCAGCTTGCTCGGGTTTTATCTACTTACTTGAACTTGCAAAATCCATGGTTGAAAGCGGTGCTAAAAAAAATGTACTAATCATAGGAGCTGAAAAAATTAGCTCTATTATGGATTATACCGATAGAAGTATATGTGTTTTATTTGGAGATGGTGCAGGTGCAGGGGTAGTATCTTTAGATGATACTTATCCTATTATAGACACTCACACTGCTAGCGATGGGGAATTTGGCGATTTATTAATGACCCAAAGATCACAACAAAGCAGTATTTGCGTTCCGCTTTCAATGCAAATGAAAGGCAATGAGGTATTTAAAATCGCGGTCAATACCTTAAGTAATGATGTGATCGATATTCTTGCTAAAAACAACATCAAAAGCGAAGAAATCGATCTTTTCATACCACACCAAGCTAATCTAAGAATCATTAAAGCTGTACAAGAAAAGCTTAATTTTAAAGATGAACAGTGTGTAGTTACCGTGCAAAACTACGGCAATACTTCAGCTGCTTCAATCCCTATGGCTATGAATGACGCTTATGAACAAGGGCGTTTAAAACAAGGCTCGCTGATACTACTTGATGCTTTCGGCGGTGGATTTACTTGGGGATCTGCACTACTTCGCTTTGGTGGAGAAAATAACAAATAA
- the plsX gene encoding phosphate acyltransferase PlsX: MTSIAIDAMGGDFGEKPIIEGVIQALREREFKAILVGDPQKLETLIPQDLKSYIEYEEAFDVFAMEENSTDALKRKDSTIYKAIDLVKNQKAKAVVSAGHSGATMSLATLRLGRLANIARPAIATLMPNIHSRTLVLDVGANVDCKSEHLFQFAIMGEAYAKEILNIAKPRVALLSNGEEECKGNELTKETHQLLKQLPNFVGNAEGRDIFNGTIDVLVCDGFNGNILLKTGEGVASVITKLLKQEIQKSFLAKLGYLLAKPAFNELKTHIDYEEYGGAPLLGVKECVIISHGKSGPKAIKNAIFQALNFTQSNINQTIEKELSNYEIN, encoded by the coding sequence ATGACAAGCATTGCTATTGATGCAATGGGTGGAGATTTTGGGGAAAAACCTATCATAGAAGGCGTAATTCAAGCTCTAAGAGAAAGAGAATTTAAAGCCATCTTAGTGGGAGATCCTCAAAAACTTGAAACCTTAATCCCTCAAGATTTAAAATCATACATAGAATACGAAGAAGCTTTTGATGTATTTGCCATGGAAGAAAATTCCACAGATGCATTAAAAAGAAAAGATAGTACTATTTATAAAGCCATAGATTTAGTAAAAAATCAAAAGGCAAAAGCTGTAGTTTCTGCTGGACATAGTGGCGCTACGATGAGTTTAGCTACATTAAGACTAGGTAGATTGGCAAACATTGCTAGACCAGCAATTGCAACTTTAATGCCAAATATTCATTCAAGAACACTTGTCTTAGATGTGGGTGCAAATGTAGATTGCAAAAGTGAGCATTTATTCCAATTTGCCATTATGGGTGAGGCTTATGCGAAAGAAATTCTAAATATAGCTAAACCTAGAGTTGCATTACTTTCAAATGGTGAAGAAGAATGCAAAGGCAATGAACTTACTAAAGAAACTCACCAACTTTTAAAACAACTTCCAAATTTTGTAGGAAATGCTGAAGGTAGAGATATCTTTAATGGTACTATTGATGTATTAGTATGTGATGGTTTTAACGGAAATATTTTGCTAAAAACAGGCGAGGGAGTTGCAAGTGTTATTACCAAACTTTTAAAGCAGGAAATTCAAAAATCATTTTTAGCTAAACTTGGCTACCTTTTAGCAAAGCCAGCTTTTAACGAGCTAAAAACACATATTGATTATGAAGAGTATGGCGGAGCACCGCTTTTGGGCGTTAAAGAATGTGTTATCATTAGCCATGGTAAAAGTGGACCAAAAGCTATTAAAAATGCAATTTTTCAAGCATTAAATTTCACACAATCAAATATAAATCAAACCATAGAAAAAGAACTTTCTAATTATGAAATCAACTAA
- a CDS encoding methyl-accepting chemotaxis protein: MLKNLKIRTKIIAVVISIVVLGIVILAGFFSIQASNILHKEADKILQINSYRYANIVRGTTESVYSTLSGIEGIVKDNFYNTYNIDENKIERILRGVLDSNDKIAYMYVYFVDGLGLENINPKLVTKQNKNFILLHDTSLKNKGGVELIQAYDEFLNDPSIKDAIATKQEAIGKPQIFNINGKENFAYNIAIPIIKNNRVVGVIGALGSLAHFRDELTDPQRSIFKDDQRLLLGENGLIAVSPISKFTGKNISVVNPHPSAKTLIQLQQNRTNTVFDFTRARDGKKNRAAITTFNLWDNSKDAWSIVTMAPINSIEKPIVNLIGIVIAISFLITLIIIIVVFIYINKAVSSRIVNLQNNLLHFFKFINHETKDTILSKDTKTNDELSIMAKAINENITKTKNALEQDAKAVEQSVDTAKEIESGNLTARITAIPANPQLIELKNVLNEMLNVLEQKVGSNMNEINRVFDSYKALDFTTEVKNAKGGVEVTTNVLGQEIVAMLRQSSEFASLLADESGKLQSAVKNLTDSSSSQASSLEETAAALEEITSSMQNVSHKTSEVIAQSEEIKNVTSIIGDIADQINLLALNAAIEAARAGEHGRGFAVVADEVRNLAERTQKSLGEIEANTNILVQSINEMGESIKEQTTGITQINDAVAQIDSVTQENLKIAKDSAAISDNVNKIANDILEDARKKRF; this comes from the coding sequence ATGCTTAAAAATTTAAAAATAAGAACAAAAATAATCGCAGTTGTGATTTCCATAGTGGTATTGGGTATTGTAATTTTAGCGGGATTTTTTTCTATTCAAGCTTCAAATATTTTACACAAAGAGGCTGATAAAATTCTTCAAATTAATTCCTATAGATATGCAAATATAGTTCGAGGAACAACAGAAAGTGTGTATTCTACATTATCAGGTATTGAGGGTATTGTAAAAGATAATTTCTATAATACATATAACATAGATGAAAATAAAATTGAGAGAATTTTAAGAGGAGTGCTTGATTCAAATGATAAAATAGCATATATGTATGTGTATTTTGTTGATGGCTTAGGGCTTGAAAACATTAATCCAAAATTAGTTACAAAGCAAAATAAAAATTTTATATTGCTTCATGATACATCTTTAAAAAATAAAGGTGGTGTAGAGCTTATACAAGCATATGATGAATTTTTAAATGATCCAAGTATTAAAGATGCCATAGCAACAAAACAAGAAGCTATAGGTAAACCACAAATTTTTAATATTAATGGAAAAGAAAATTTTGCATATAATATTGCTATTCCGATTATTAAAAATAATAGGGTTGTGGGAGTTATTGGAGCTTTAGGAAGTTTGGCGCATTTTAGAGATGAGCTTACAGATCCTCAAAGAAGTATTTTTAAAGATGATCAAAGATTATTACTTGGAGAAAATGGACTTATCGCAGTTAGCCCTATATCTAAATTTACCGGAAAAAATATTTCAGTAGTTAATCCTCATCCTAGCGCAAAAACGCTAATTCAATTACAGCAAAATAGAACCAACACTGTTTTTGATTTTACCCGTGCAAGAGATGGGAAGAAAAATAGGGCAGCGATAACTACTTTTAATCTTTGGGATAATTCAAAAGATGCATGGTCTATCGTAACTATGGCACCAATTAATTCAATTGAAAAGCCAATTGTAAATCTAATAGGAATAGTCATAGCTATATCTTTTTTAATTACATTGATTATAATTATAGTAGTATTCATTTACATCAATAAAGCAGTTAGCTCAAGAATTGTAAATCTACAAAACAATCTTTTACATTTCTTTAAATTTATCAATCACGAAACTAAAGATACCATTTTAAGTAAAGACACTAAAACTAATGATGAATTAAGCATTATGGCTAAAGCCATTAATGAAAACATCACTAAAACTAAAAATGCATTAGAACAAGATGCTAAAGCAGTAGAACAATCAGTAGATACAGCCAAAGAAATAGAAAGTGGTAATCTAACAGCAAGAATTACTGCAATTCCTGCTAATCCTCAGCTTATAGAATTAAAAAATGTTTTAAATGAAATGCTTAATGTATTAGAACAAAAAGTAGGTTCTAATATGAATGAAATTAATAGAGTATTTGATAGCTATAAAGCATTAGACTTTACTACTGAAGTTAAAAATGCTAAAGGTGGAGTTGAAGTAACCACAAATGTATTAGGTCAAGAAATTGTAGCTATGTTAAGACAATCATCTGAATTTGCTTCTTTATTAGCAGATGAAAGTGGTAAATTACAAAGTGCGGTTAAAAACCTAACTGATTCTTCATCTTCTCAAGCTTCTTCTTTAGAAGAAACAGCAGCAGCACTAGAAGAGATTACTTCTTCTATGCAAAATGTTTCGCATAAAACTAGTGAAGTAATTGCTCAAAGTGAAGAGATTAAAAATGTTACTTCTATTATTGGAGATATTGCAGATCAAATTAACCTACTTGCATTAAATGCTGCTATTGAAGCTGCACGTGCTGGTGAACATGGTAGAGGATTTGCTGTTGTTGCAGATGAAGTTAGAAATCTAGCTGAAAGAACTCAAAAGTCTTTGGGTGAAATTGAAGCTAACACAAATATCTTAGTTCAATCTATCAATGAAATGGGTGAAAGTATTAAAGAACAAACTACAGGTATTACTCAAATTAATGATGCTGTGGCTCAAATTGATAGCGTAACACAAGAAAATCTAAAAATAGCTAAAGATAGTGCAGCTATATCTGATAATGTTAATAAGATAGCTAATGATATCTTAGAAGATGCTAGAAAGAAAAGATTTTAA
- a CDS encoding peroxiredoxin has product MIVTKKAIDFTAPAVLGNNEIVGDFNLYKNIGPKGAVVFFYPKDFTFVCPSEIIAFDKRYQDFKDRGIEVIGVSCDNEFSHFAWKNMPVNQGGIGQVKFPLVADLTKQIARNFDVLFEEAVALRGSFLLDADGTIRHAVINDLPLGRNIDEMIRMVDTMLFTNEHGEVCPAGWNKGDEGMKADPKGVADYLSKNEGKL; this is encoded by the coding sequence ATGATAGTTACTAAAAAAGCTATTGATTTTACAGCACCAGCTGTACTAGGAAATAATGAAATAGTTGGAGATTTTAATCTTTATAAAAATATAGGTCCAAAAGGTGCAGTGGTCTTTTTCTATCCAAAAGATTTTACTTTTGTTTGCCCATCTGAGATTATTGCTTTTGATAAAAGATATCAAGATTTTAAAGATAGAGGTATTGAAGTGATCGGCGTATCTTGCGATAATGAATTCTCTCACTTTGCATGGAAAAATATGCCAGTAAATCAAGGTGGTATAGGTCAAGTTAAATTCCCTTTAGTAGCTGATTTAACAAAACAAATTGCTAGAAATTTTGATGTATTATTTGAAGAAGCAGTAGCTTTAAGAGGATCTTTCTTGCTTGATGCTGATGGAACAATCCGCCATGCAGTGATTAATGATTTGCCACTTGGAAGAAATATTGATGAAATGATCAGAATGGTTGATACTATGTTATTTACTAATGAACATGGTGAAGTTTGTCCTGCGGGTTGGAATAAAGGCGATGAAGGTATGAAAGCAGACCCTAAAGGTGTTGCAGATTATCTAAGCAAAAACGAAGGCAAACTATAA
- the motA gene encoding flagellar motor stator protein MotA, producing the protein MDLSTILGMVLAVVSISVGDILEGGNLLHVLHLSSFLIVIPTAAFCAMTATHKKFVKAAYKELKLAFKGTGVNLSQRIAELVEYSIIARRDGLLALESKTNEIDNEFLKETMMMMVDGKSVEEIKESMEIQIEEMEEYYKECAEYWIRFGETCPTMGLVGAVMGLMLALKLLDDPQAMAAGIAGAFTATVTGIFGAYALFGPWGHKIKANAHDLIKERIVISHAIVSIAEGANPRDLEAKLFNYLGQGEPRISQFDK; encoded by the coding sequence ATGGATCTTTCAACCATACTTGGGATGGTATTAGCTGTTGTTAGTATTTCTGTAGGGGATATATTAGAGGGTGGTAACCTTTTGCATGTTTTGCACTTAAGTTCATTTTTGATCGTGATACCAACGGCGGCTTTTTGTGCGATGACAGCTACCCATAAGAAATTTGTTAAAGCAGCTTATAAAGAATTAAAACTTGCATTTAAAGGAACTGGTGTTAATTTAAGCCAAAGGATAGCTGAACTTGTAGAATACTCTATTATAGCAAGAAGAGATGGGCTTTTAGCTTTGGAGTCAAAAACCAACGAAATTGACAATGAATTCTTAAAAGAAACAATGATGATGATGGTTGATGGCAAAAGCGTAGAAGAAATCAAAGAAAGCATGGAAATTCAAATCGAAGAGATGGAAGAGTACTACAAAGAGTGTGCTGAGTATTGGATCCGTTTTGGTGAAACATGTCCTACAATGGGTCTTGTTGGTGCGGTTATGGGGCTTATGCTTGCGTTGAAGCTTTTAGATGATCCACAAGCTATGGCTGCGGGTATTGCGGGTGCATTTACCGCAACGGTAACGGGGATCTTTGGTGCTTATGCTTTATTTGGTCCTTGGGGACATAAGATCAAAGCAAATGCGCATGATTTAATTAAAGAAAGAATTGTTATCTCTCATGCTATTGTAAGTATCGCAGAGGGAGCAAATCCTAGAGATTTAGAGGCTAAATTGTTTAACTACCTTGGACAAGGTGAGCCTAGAATTTCTCAATTTGACAAATAA
- a CDS encoding ferredoxin, 4Fe-4S has translation MAVKITDICIACGSCIDECPVSAIVDDANNPEGEDRYYVYADKCVECVGHNDQPACASACPTDGCIVWSEVASGQPSRDSIGSDLRDGSTPVFA, from the coding sequence ATGGCAGTTAAAATTACTGATATTTGTATAGCATGTGGTTCTTGTATAGATGAATGCCCAGTAAGTGCGATCGTTGATGATGCAAACAATCCAGAGGGTGAAGATAGATATTATGTTTATGCTGATAAATGTGTAGAATGTGTAGGTCACAATGATCAACCAGCCTGTGCAAGCGCATGTCCAACTGATGGTTGTATTGTGTGGAGTGAAGTTGCTAGCGGACAACCAAGCCGTGACAGTATCGGAAGCGACTTAAGAGATGGATCAACTCCAGTATTTGCTTAA
- the motB gene encoding flagellar motor protein MotB: protein MGKKHKCPECPAGEKWAVPYADFLSLLLALFIALWAISESNPAKTEALKTEFVKIFEFTASSPLEKESEVHNKYSAPSNANVEELEKLKKLSITQQENIEKLKAALDQRENNIVLNLPARVEFARGSTDIDSADVQDFLKRISEVLKRMPAQAQIELRGYTDASDKDPKRNFELASKRSQVVADYLIAKDINPAQLIMVSFGDNYPLTNNSEDEMNNRVEFYIRVESSDNQTRKSVLDQIGAFK from the coding sequence ATGGGTAAAAAACACAAGTGTCCAGAGTGTCCAGCAGGAGAAAAATGGGCAGTGCCTTATGCAGACTTTTTGAGTTTGCTTTTGGCGCTTTTTATTGCCCTTTGGGCGATTTCTGAAAGCAACCCTGCAAAAACTGAAGCTTTAAAAACGGAATTTGTAAAAATCTTTGAATTTACCGCTTCAAGTCCTTTGGAAAAAGAAAGCGAAGTGCACAATAAATACAGTGCGCCTTCCAATGCAAATGTTGAAGAGCTTGAAAAGCTTAAAAAGTTGAGTATTACTCAGCAAGAAAACATCGAAAAGCTCAAAGCAGCATTAGATCAAAGAGAAAATAATATTGTTTTAAATTTACCTGCAAGAGTTGAATTTGCTAGAGGTAGTACGGATATTGATTCAGCTGATGTGCAAGATTTTTTAAAGCGTATTAGTGAAGTTTTAAAAAGAATGCCCGCGCAAGCACAAATAGAGCTTAGAGGTTATACTGATGCAAGCGATAAGGATCCAAAAAGAAATTTTGAATTAGCAAGCAAAAGATCTCAGGTTGTGGCTGATTATTTAATCGCTAAAGATATTAACCCAGCTCAGTTGATTATGGTAAGTTTTGGCGATAACTATCCTCTCACAAATAATAGCGAAGATGAAATGAATAATAGGGTAGAGTTTTATATCCGAGTAGAATCATCAGATAATCAAACCAGAAAATCAGTATTAGATCAAATTGGTGCTTTTAAATAA